The DNA window GTGCACTGACCAATCAGCATCCAGAACTGAATAATTCTGTATTTAACTTTCAATATGCAACATTTACAGAGGCCAGGCACTGAAGAGGTTTGTGCCATCCTTCCTGCTTTGGAGATCATGCTCAACCAGTGGAAGGAGGAGATGAGCGTCATGCTGGAGCTGAATCAGCTGGCGCATGAGTACGGAGATCCACACACTGCCAGTGTAATCAAAAGTCAGTTCATTCAGCCCCTCGTCCCAAAGGTCAAGCTCGTCAGTGACCTCTTGACCAGCGCGCGCAGAGCGGGCTGCACCAATGACTGCGCCGGTGGCTTCGGCGAGTATCTTATCGACCGGCTACAGGAGACGCTGACGAATGCTTAGACTTCCTCTTTGTGGTCCATTGGGAACCATGTTTGCAGTGCAACAAGTGTTATTtactatatgtgactctggatcacaaaagcagtcttaagtagcacaggtatatttgtagcaatagccaaaaaaaaacattgtatgggttaaaattaccgttttttcttttatgccaaaaatcattaggatattaagtaaagatcatgttccatgaagatattttgtcaatttattaccgtaaatatatcaaaacttaatttttgattagtaatatgctttgccaagaacttcatttggacaactttaaaggcaattttctcaatatgtagattttttgcactcttagatttccaattttcaaatagctgtattgtttcgtggtccagagtcacatataatatactatttcagtttttcaaagctttaaaatgtcatgtttaattcagtgtgttactcgccatttctttgtaattatttgtgaaatttcctAGACTGAAAATGTAAATCCTacacctacttttttttttttagaatacatGGAGACAGATTATATATTGGTCCAAGTGGGAAAATAAAGTGCAGACATGCACTCACAATAGTGCCAGTTTTGTATGTAACAAGTCACTCCAGTTGTAGatattattttaatgtcattCCAGTAAAATCAAGATGTTTTTCAGTAACAGTTTTTTTAATTAGTGTATCACATTTATACAGTATAGGGAACACTGCATTGGCCTGTTTATCTTGTGTGTgagaattgtatttttttttttttaataaaacctaTTGCCTATTTTTTGTGTAagcaaaaaagtaaatatatattttacattagcATGTCTTTGTTTGGCAAGCATTATTTCaaatgaaaattatatatttgtattttttggggGGGAGATTTGACTGCATTTCATTATATTTTACCTTGTCTTTTTAGGTTTTGACTTTTGAATATTATCCTGCACTGATTTTAATAAACACTGTCCACATTTTATATGCCGTTGGGTGTTTTTTCTTTATAGCATAAGAAGTTACCGTAAAAGAAATGCAGTAAAATATGATTTTGTTCATGTAATTGTCAAGTTATGTGACAAATGAGTttccagatagcacacgtacgtctgcaagatgtctgttaaaaatCTCCTGAAGCATCTTCTGTGTACAAACGTCTtttagatgtaaatgcagacgtcaaatagacgtccccgcgatgtacgtgtgctataaccctgatagcacacgtacatctcggagacatctatttacatctgcaagacatctgaaAGACATAGTTttctcatctgcaatacgtctattggacgtttcctatcagatgtcaaatagatgtctattagatgtctttaagatgttcttCAATCAGAATGTAGGTAAAACTGatatcttacagacatctgccagatgtttgtacacagcagatgctttccagatcaagagatctttaacagacatcttgcagatgtatgcTATCTGGGAGGTGTTATTATTGTAGACTTTTGATCATAAAATCTTAGAATATATGTTGAAAAGTTGCAATATTTAGCAGCCTGTGTTGAGGTAAAACGTACGAATAAGAGAGAATGaggaacacacacaaacacaaatgtttacTTAGCTAAAATGGGGTCATTGcatagacttctattgtttttatatacagataGTTATACTTTTTCTAACCTAAACCCTAACAGAAAACGTTCTGCATTTTAACAATTTCAAACAActttgtttactttattttttgaaCCAGTTTTACAAATCAGGACATACCCAGAGAgattttttagcaattttgtcAGGTTTTGCTCACTCTTGGGTAAAATTTGTCCCCAAAATAAGGTTAAGTAggtacacatacacaaacacacacacatactcgctttctctctatctctctctctaacacacacacatactcgctttctctatctctctcacacacacatttgGGGCTATTCAAACAGAAAAGTAGTTTTTAACTCTCATCTGGCTCTTTAACGCCCCCTATTGTTGGACTATTGTGCGTCTATCAACTATTGTAAGAAACGCTAAATAAAATGAGCCCCATCATGAACTTTAGATCGTGCAAGAAATGAACTTTAGATAATTGATTCTCCTGTAATAAATATACAAAGTGCacaatgggaaaaaaataaaagaaaagaaaacatttgCAATCTGTCCTTGTTGTGCGTACGTTTGCGTGTTTCATAGGCCTAATTAAAGCAAATGAACAGTATGTTTGAGTGTTGCAGAGTTCCAATGTTTTACAACTGATctaatgcaaaaaaatatttagtgtGCGTTTTTCCCCTCAGTTTTGAACAAATGAGCATCTATTCAATAGGCTACATTTAAGCCTAAGCTGCTATAAACATGTGCACGCATTTCAATGTATTTCAACGATATTTTGAGTTATCACTCGTGTTCGTTTGAGATTTTCGATTGAACACTATGAACATCTTATGCATGTAGCACTGGAAACCAAAACAAAACGTTAGGCTAACAGcttttttttctgttctgttAGGGTATTAATGAACTGTTGTTTATCGTCTTATCATAGTAAGTACTAGTAAGTTATGTAGGCTACTTATTAATCAACAAATGATAGCTGAAAGATACACTGAAACATAAAAGGTGAGTCCTTTCTCAAATGTTTCTTGGGAACATTCAGGAAGAAGTTAATTCTAAGCCAAACTCTTTGACTTGATGACAAATAATCACACAAGTTATTTCAATCAAATATACATACTAAACTTAACAAAGCAAAGCAATAAGAGCAACTTTTaccattatttataaattaatccatcattttaacatttttatggcCCCGTCATTAGCCGAAGTGCCAGGCCGTCAAAACCacgccctctctctctctctctctctcactcgttCATTGGTCAAACTGTCTTCTGTAGGACACGCCCCCGACCGGCTGAGCTGAATATAACCAGGCCGTGATCTCTCACCAGCAACAAGTACCTGAAGGGTACAAGCAAAGAAACCTTTCCAGGATCTGCGATTTGTAAAGGTTGACTAGAGCAATATTGTATCAGGATCGGAAGGAATTTGTCTTAATATTCCTAAATCCTTAAAAACTTTACTACTTGGGAAGCATTCAAGTATAAGCCTATCCAATTGTTTTTTACCCTATAACACATAAAGATGGAGTTGTCGGATATTCCCTTCCCCATCCCATCAGCTGATGATTTCTACGACGACCCTTGCTTCAACACCAACGACATGCACTTCTTTGAAGACCTGGACCCCAGGCTCGTCCACGTGAGCCTGCTCAAGCCCGACGAGCATCACCACATCGAGGACGAGCACGTCAGGGCGCCCAGCGGGCATCATCAGGCCGGCAGGTGCCTGCTGTGGGCATGCAAAGCCTGCAAGAGGAAAACCACCAACGCCGACCGCCGCAAAGCCGCCACCATGAGGGAGAGGAGAAGACTCAGCAAAGTCAACGATGCTTTCGAGACCCTCAAGAGATGCACGTCCACCAACCCCAACCAGAGGCTGCCCAAAGTGGAGATTCTGAGAAACGCCATTAGTTACATTGAGTCTCTCCAAGCGCTGCTAAGAAGTCAAGAGGACAACTACTACCCTGTTCTGGAACATTACAGTGGAGACTCCGATGCCTCCAGTCCGAGATCCAACTGCTCTGACGGCATGGTGAGAAGTTCGTTTTATATATTATCGCTCGAGATTATCGTCATCATATTATTTAATATAGTTTCTCGTTTATTGTACATTAATttagtcattcattcattcgttcgttCATTCATAAATGGTTTTAAACTTGGCAAAGAATAATTGGCAATACCAAATTATAATTTGGTAGCGTGCAATCTTTTTAGAATGATAACGTCACATTTATAAAGTTTGCTAACTAATTTACTTTTTGCATTTTCTAGATGGATTTCATGGGTCCTACATGTCAGTCCAGAAGACTGAACCGTTATGACAGCTCTTACTTCAACGACACGCCAAATGGTAGGTCATGATTTGAAAACTGTCATTGTACTAAATAAATAGATAATTAACTAAACAAAGATTAAGTGACTCAAAGTTCGTTTTTTAATAGAAATCATAATATTATTAAGTTCACATTAAATCCAGTTTGAATTCATATTAAAATGTGTTATTTATTTCTTTACAGCTGACGCACGGAATACTAAAAACTCAGTGGTGTCGAGCTTGGATTGTCTGTCCAGCATCGTGGAGCGAATTTCCACAGAGACCCCCGCGTGTCCCGTGCTGTCGGTACCGGAGGGGCAAGAAGGAAGCCCGTGTTCTCCGCTGGAGGGGTCTGTCCTGAGCGATACCGGGGCCCCCGCACCGTCCCCGACCAACTGCCCTCAACAGCAGGCTCAGGATCCCATCTACCAAGTGCTTTAAAGATCCCCAACATTGCAAAACAATTTGAAAAGGACAAAATTGAAAAACATTCAGCAGAAAAAATGGCGAATCCGATCTTAACGACAAAAGAAAGACTGTTTCGATCCACCGCTGGAAACTGTAGGAAcgaattctttctttctttctttctttctttctttctttctttctttctttctttctttctttctttctttcttctattTCTTCTATCTATTTTTATGCTGTGGAAAATGAATTCCTTTATGAAAATGGCTCAGCAGATCAGCAGAAGTGAGTTTCTTAACTACGCTTATTTATATTATTGTATCCACGTGAAAATGTGACCATATTTTTTCTTTCCCTTTGTGAATATATTTTCTGTCACCACCACCTTTTATTTCCTAATTATTTGCGAGAGAATCGTAATCCAGATACGAAAAGTAGGACCACTTTTGTACATGTGTAAATAAGATCTGTTTTGTTAAAGCGACGGAGACGAACAAACATATTATTGTATTTAATGATGCCTGTTTGAAACACTAGCTTGTTGTGTCTTGTGTTCAACTTTATATTTATACTTCTTAAACGAGTGAATGTCggattaataaaaatataactatTTATACTCAAACATTGGATGGAATGTTTTGATTTATTCTATGCGACACTATGGAATATTAATTTCAAACAAAACTGCTTTAGCGGGACTGAAAACAAGGCTGTTGTTCTGAAAGTCATCATGGTAGAATTCattcaatacaaaaaaaaaagttttcataaCAAAGAGAAATTACCCGTTTggctataaataatattttaaatgtttacatgtTGTCCTTTTCTAACGAACTAACTTAGAGTTggaacaattctgtgtttttcctCGAAGCTTCCCCAAGTTATTTGGTTCTAGTCTAGTGGACCATCTCAATCAAAATAGCTAAAAGCAAATAGCCGTTTATGGAACGGGGTAAAAACTTGGCTTCACATTAATCCGATTCGATAACGAGTGAAAAGTAGAATAGACCCATAATCTATAAACTTTGATTCGTGTAGGCTTCATTCAATTATGAATTTATGCAAATATCGAATTATTTCGCCTACAAACTTCCACTACAGGAAAATGTTTGATATTGTTAATAAAAACTGAAGTAATTGGctactatttttaaaataacagatGAATTATTTAACATCGAATGTTTTATCATAATCATCATCTTAATGTTTTCCCCacgtctttaaaaaaatgtgataatGGAACACAGACACGAAACAGCAACAGCACCATCTTGTGTACTTAACTTCATAGATCAAATACAGTCACCCAATAGAACAAGTCAACATATAGCCTAATATATTTGCAAAATGTTCACATCATAGGCTATTGTTGTTGCTAACTAATTATCAAATTGTGTATTATCACGTGCTGTTGCACGCCGCATGCATGCTCAATATGTGGTTtgtaaagatattttataaaCCATGCATTTAGAAGAAGAAATTCATATATGGCAGATCTAGGAACTTTCTGCcacatttattaaacaaaagtTAAGCTTATTAACAGGATCTGTGACTGTCCGTTACCACAATTTGTTTTCCACTCGTTCCTCAGAGTGTTAAATTTGTCTTTAGGCTATTATAAGTCGGattaatgatttaattaattcATGAGAAGCTCATAATTTTGTTAAAACACTTATATTAATTGCTATTTGAGCTAGAAAATTGGAATT is part of the Garra rufa chromosome 25, GarRuf1.0, whole genome shotgun sequence genome and encodes:
- the myod1 gene encoding myoblast determination protein 1 homolog; this encodes MELSDIPFPIPSADDFYDDPCFNTNDMHFFEDLDPRLVHVSLLKPDEHHHIEDEHVRAPSGHHQAGRCLLWACKACKRKTTNADRRKAATMRERRRLSKVNDAFETLKRCTSTNPNQRLPKVEILRNAISYIESLQALLRSQEDNYYPVLEHYSGDSDASSPRSNCSDGMMDFMGPTCQSRRLNRYDSSYFNDTPNADARNTKNSVVSSLDCLSSIVERISTETPACPVLSVPEGQEGSPCSPLEGSVLSDTGAPAPSPTNCPQQQAQDPIYQVL